A genomic region of Sciurus carolinensis chromosome 7, mSciCar1.2, whole genome shotgun sequence contains the following coding sequences:
- the Brd2 gene encoding bromodomain-containing protein 2 isoform X2 yields MDMGTIKRRLENNYYWAASECMQDFNTMFTNCYIYNKPTDDIVLMAQTLEKIFLQKVASMPQEEQELVVTIPKNSHKKGAKLAALQGSITSAHQVPAVSSVSHTALYTPPPEIPTTVLNIPHPSVISSPLLKSLHSAGPPLLAVSAAPPAQPLAKKKGVKRKADTTTPTPTAILAPGSPASPPGSLEPKAARLPPMRRESGRPIKPPRKDLPDSQQQHQSSKKGKLSEQLKHCNGILKELLSKKHAAYAWPFYKPVDASALGLHDYHDIIKHPMDLSTVKRKMENRDYRDAQEFAADVRLMFSNCYKYNPPDHDVVAMARKLQDVFEFRYAKMPDEPLEPGPLPVSTALPPGLTKSSSESSSEESSSESSSEEEEEDDEDDEEEEEESESSDSEEERAHRLAELQEQLRAVHEQLAALSQGPISKPKRKREKKEKKKKRKAEKHRGRTGVDDDDKGPRAPRPPQPKKSKKASGSGSGNAATLGTPGFGPSGGSSNKLPKKTTKTAPPALPTGYDSEEEEESRPMSYDEKRQLSLDINKLPGEKLGRVVHIIQAREPSLRDSNPEEIEIDFETLKPSTLRELERYVLSCLRKKPRKPYTIKKPVGKTKEELALEKKRELEKRLQDVSGQLNSTKKPPKKASEKTESTSAQQVAVSRLSASSSSSDSSSSSSSSSSSDTSDSDSG; encoded by the exons ATGGACATGGGTACTATTAAGAGGAGACTTGAGAACAATTATTATTGGGCTGCCTCAGAATGTATGCAGGATTTCAATACCATGTTCACCAACTGCTACATTTACAACAAG ccCACTGATGACATAGTCCTGATGGCGCAAACACTGGAAAAGATCTTCCTTCAGAAAGTGGCATCAATGCCTCAAGAAGAACAAGAGCTTGTGGTGACCATCCCTAAGAACAGCCATAAGAAAGGGGCCAAGTTGGCAG cactCCAGGGCAGTATTACCAGTGCCCATCAGGTGCCTGCTGTCTCTTCAGTGTCACACACAGCCCTGTATACTCCACCACCTGAGATACCTACCACTGTCCTCAACATTCCCCATCCATCGGTcatttcttctcccctcctcaaGTCTCTACATTCTGCTGGACCCCCACTTCTTGCTGTATCTGCAGCTCCCCCAGCTCAGCCCCTTGCCAAG aagaAAGGGGTTAAACGAAAAGCAGATACTACCACTCCTACACCTACAGCCATCCTGGCTCCTGGTTCCCCAGCCAGCCCTCCTGGGAGTCTTGAGCCTAAAGCAGCACGGCTTCCTCCTATGCGTAGAGAGAGTGGCCGCCCCATCAAGCCCCCACGCAAAGACTTGCCTGACTCTCAGCAGCAACACCAGAGctctaaaaaaggaaaattatcagAACAGTTAAAACATTGCAATGGCATTTTAAAGGAGTTGCTTTCTAAAAAGCATGCTGCCTATGCGTGGCCTTTCTATAAACCAGTGGACGCTTCTGCTCTTGGCCTGCATGACTACCATGACATCATTAAGCACCCCATGGACCTCAGCACTGTCAAG CGGAAGATGGAGAATCGTGATTACCGGGATGCACAGGAGTTTGCTGCTGATGTGCGGCTTATGTTCTCCAACTGTTATAAGTACAACCCCCCAGACCACGATGTTGTGGCCATGGCACGAAAACTGCAG GACGTGTTTGAGTTTCGCTATGCCAAGATGCCAGATGAACCACTGGAACCAGGGCCTTTACCAGTTTCCACTGCTTTGCCTCCTGGGCTCACCAAGTCATCCTCAGAGTCCTCTAGTGAGGAAAGTAGCAGTGAGAGCTCctctgaggaagaggaggaagatgatgaagatgatgaggaggaagaggaagaaagtgaaAGCTCAGATTCAGAGGAAGAAAGGGCTCATCGTTTGGCAGAACTACAAGAACAG CTTCGGGCAGTACATGAACAACTGGCCGCACTGTCCCAGGGGCCCATATCTAAGCCTAAgcgaaagagagagaaaaaggagaaaaagaagaaaaggaaagcagagaaacaTCGTGGCCGAACTGGTGTTGATGATGATGACAAGGGGCCTCGGGCACCCCGCCCTCCTCAGCCCAAAAAGTCCAAGAAAGCAAGTGGGAGTGGGAGTGGCAATGCTGCCACGCTAGGCACTCCTGGCTTTGGACCTTCTGGAGGAAGCAGCAACAA GCTACCCAAAAAGACCACAAAGACAGCCCCACCTGCCCTGCCAACTGGTTACGattcagaggaagaagaagaaagtaggCCCATGAGTTATGACGAGAAACGACAGTTAAGCCTGGATATCAACAAATTACCTGGGGAGAAATTGGGTCGAGTTGTACATATAATCCAAGCCCGGGAGCCCTCTTTACGTGACTCAAACCCAGAAGAGATTGAAATTGATTTTGAAACACTCAAACCATCCACACTTAGAGAACTTGAGCGCTATGTCCTCTCTTGCCTACGAAAGAAACCCCGGAAGCCCTACA CCATTAAGAAGCCTGTGGGAAAGACAAAGGAGGAACTAGCTTTGGAGAAGAAGCGGGAACTAGAAAAGAGGTTACAAGATGTCAGTGGGCAGCTCAATTCCACCAAGAAGCCCCCCAAGAAAG CGAGTGAGAAAACGGAGTCGACCTCTGCACAGCAAGTAGCAGTGTCACGCCTCAGTGCTTCCAGCTCCAGCTCAGATTCCagctcctcctcttcatcttcctcttcttcagaCACCAGTGATTCAGACTCAGGCTAA
- the Brd2 gene encoding bromodomain-containing protein 2 isoform X1 — protein sequence MLQNVTPHKLPGDGNAGLLGLGPEAAAPGKRIRKPSLLYEGFESPTMASVPALQLTPANPPPPEVSNPKKPGRVTNQLQYLHKVVMKALWKHQFAWPFRQPVDAVKLGLPDYHKIIKQPMDMGTIKRRLENNYYWAASECMQDFNTMFTNCYIYNKPTDDIVLMAQTLEKIFLQKVASMPQEEQELVVTIPKNSHKKGAKLAALQGSITSAHQVPAVSSVSHTALYTPPPEIPTTVLNIPHPSVISSPLLKSLHSAGPPLLAVSAAPPAQPLAKKKGVKRKADTTTPTPTAILAPGSPASPPGSLEPKAARLPPMRRESGRPIKPPRKDLPDSQQQHQSSKKGKLSEQLKHCNGILKELLSKKHAAYAWPFYKPVDASALGLHDYHDIIKHPMDLSTVKRKMENRDYRDAQEFAADVRLMFSNCYKYNPPDHDVVAMARKLQDVFEFRYAKMPDEPLEPGPLPVSTALPPGLTKSSSESSSEESSSESSSEEEEEDDEDDEEEEEESESSDSEEERAHRLAELQEQLRAVHEQLAALSQGPISKPKRKREKKEKKKKRKAEKHRGRTGVDDDDKGPRAPRPPQPKKSKKASGSGSGNAATLGTPGFGPSGGSSNKLPKKTTKTAPPALPTGYDSEEEEESRPMSYDEKRQLSLDINKLPGEKLGRVVHIIQAREPSLRDSNPEEIEIDFETLKPSTLRELERYVLSCLRKKPRKPYTIKKPVGKTKEELALEKKRELEKRLQDVSGQLNSTKKPPKKASEKTESTSAQQVAVSRLSASSSSSDSSSSSSSSSSSDTSDSDSG from the exons ATGCTGCAAAACGTGACTCCCCACAA GCTCCCTGGGGACGGGAATGCAGGGTTACTGGGGCTGGGCCCAGAGGCAGCAGCTCCAGGAAAAAGGATTCGAAAGCCTTCTCTTTTGTATGAGGGATTTGAGAGCCCTACAATGGCGTCAGTGCCGGCTTTGCAACTAACTCCTGCCAACCCACCACCCCCTGAAGtatccaatcccaaaaagccaggACGGGTAACCAACCAGCTGCAATACCTGCACAAGGTGGTGATGAAAGCTCTGTGGAAACATCAGTTTGCATGGCCATTCCGGCAGCCTGTAGATGCTGTCAAACTGGGTCTGCCG gattatcacaaaataataaaacagccTATGGACATGGGTACTATTAAGAGGAGACTTGAGAACAATTATTATTGGGCTGCCTCAGAATGTATGCAGGATTTCAATACCATGTTCACCAACTGCTACATTTACAACAAG ccCACTGATGACATAGTCCTGATGGCGCAAACACTGGAAAAGATCTTCCTTCAGAAAGTGGCATCAATGCCTCAAGAAGAACAAGAGCTTGTGGTGACCATCCCTAAGAACAGCCATAAGAAAGGGGCCAAGTTGGCAG cactCCAGGGCAGTATTACCAGTGCCCATCAGGTGCCTGCTGTCTCTTCAGTGTCACACACAGCCCTGTATACTCCACCACCTGAGATACCTACCACTGTCCTCAACATTCCCCATCCATCGGTcatttcttctcccctcctcaaGTCTCTACATTCTGCTGGACCCCCACTTCTTGCTGTATCTGCAGCTCCCCCAGCTCAGCCCCTTGCCAAG aagaAAGGGGTTAAACGAAAAGCAGATACTACCACTCCTACACCTACAGCCATCCTGGCTCCTGGTTCCCCAGCCAGCCCTCCTGGGAGTCTTGAGCCTAAAGCAGCACGGCTTCCTCCTATGCGTAGAGAGAGTGGCCGCCCCATCAAGCCCCCACGCAAAGACTTGCCTGACTCTCAGCAGCAACACCAGAGctctaaaaaaggaaaattatcagAACAGTTAAAACATTGCAATGGCATTTTAAAGGAGTTGCTTTCTAAAAAGCATGCTGCCTATGCGTGGCCTTTCTATAAACCAGTGGACGCTTCTGCTCTTGGCCTGCATGACTACCATGACATCATTAAGCACCCCATGGACCTCAGCACTGTCAAG CGGAAGATGGAGAATCGTGATTACCGGGATGCACAGGAGTTTGCTGCTGATGTGCGGCTTATGTTCTCCAACTGTTATAAGTACAACCCCCCAGACCACGATGTTGTGGCCATGGCACGAAAACTGCAG GACGTGTTTGAGTTTCGCTATGCCAAGATGCCAGATGAACCACTGGAACCAGGGCCTTTACCAGTTTCCACTGCTTTGCCTCCTGGGCTCACCAAGTCATCCTCAGAGTCCTCTAGTGAGGAAAGTAGCAGTGAGAGCTCctctgaggaagaggaggaagatgatgaagatgatgaggaggaagaggaagaaagtgaaAGCTCAGATTCAGAGGAAGAAAGGGCTCATCGTTTGGCAGAACTACAAGAACAG CTTCGGGCAGTACATGAACAACTGGCCGCACTGTCCCAGGGGCCCATATCTAAGCCTAAgcgaaagagagagaaaaaggagaaaaagaagaaaaggaaagcagagaaacaTCGTGGCCGAACTGGTGTTGATGATGATGACAAGGGGCCTCGGGCACCCCGCCCTCCTCAGCCCAAAAAGTCCAAGAAAGCAAGTGGGAGTGGGAGTGGCAATGCTGCCACGCTAGGCACTCCTGGCTTTGGACCTTCTGGAGGAAGCAGCAACAA GCTACCCAAAAAGACCACAAAGACAGCCCCACCTGCCCTGCCAACTGGTTACGattcagaggaagaagaagaaagtaggCCCATGAGTTATGACGAGAAACGACAGTTAAGCCTGGATATCAACAAATTACCTGGGGAGAAATTGGGTCGAGTTGTACATATAATCCAAGCCCGGGAGCCCTCTTTACGTGACTCAAACCCAGAAGAGATTGAAATTGATTTTGAAACACTCAAACCATCCACACTTAGAGAACTTGAGCGCTATGTCCTCTCTTGCCTACGAAAGAAACCCCGGAAGCCCTACA CCATTAAGAAGCCTGTGGGAAAGACAAAGGAGGAACTAGCTTTGGAGAAGAAGCGGGAACTAGAAAAGAGGTTACAAGATGTCAGTGGGCAGCTCAATTCCACCAAGAAGCCCCCCAAGAAAG CGAGTGAGAAAACGGAGTCGACCTCTGCACAGCAAGTAGCAGTGTCACGCCTCAGTGCTTCCAGCTCCAGCTCAGATTCCagctcctcctcttcatcttcctcttcttcagaCACCAGTGATTCAGACTCAGGCTAA